One Obesumbacterium proteus DNA window includes the following coding sequences:
- the agaW gene encoding PTS N-acetylgalactosamine transporter subunit IIC: protein MFTDALLIGLLAGLAGVDLFDGLTHFHRPVVIGPLVGLILGDVQTGLLVGGSLELVWMGMVPLAGAQPPNVVIGGVIGTAFAILTHADPKVAIGIAVPFAIAVQGCITLLFTAFSPMMHKCDKMVQELNWRGIERVNYLGIAILFCFYFIVAFLPVYFGADAASAMVQKAPTWLLDGLAVAGGMMPAIGFSLLMKIMMKKTYVAYFILGFISVTFLNMPIIAVALGAFAIALIDFFNRSRNEQDGETNAPSSSTHAQEMEDGI from the coding sequence ATGTTTACAGATGCGTTATTGATTGGCTTATTAGCCGGACTGGCGGGGGTAGACCTGTTCGATGGTCTGACTCATTTCCATCGTCCGGTGGTGATTGGCCCGCTGGTCGGGCTGATTTTAGGCGATGTTCAAACCGGCCTGCTGGTCGGTGGTTCATTAGAGCTCGTTTGGATGGGAATGGTGCCGCTGGCGGGGGCTCAGCCGCCAAACGTGGTGATTGGCGGAGTTATTGGTACTGCGTTTGCCATTCTGACCCATGCCGATCCCAAAGTGGCGATAGGCATTGCGGTGCCTTTTGCTATCGCGGTGCAGGGCTGTATTACGCTGCTGTTTACGGCGTTTTCGCCGATGATGCACAAGTGCGACAAAATGGTACAAGAGCTCAACTGGCGCGGCATTGAGCGCGTGAACTATCTCGGCATTGCTATCCTGTTCTGCTTCTACTTCATTGTGGCCTTCTTGCCGGTTTACTTCGGTGCCGACGCCGCCAGTGCGATGGTGCAGAAAGCGCCAACGTGGCTGCTGGATGGGCTGGCCGTTGCGGGCGGAATGATGCCTGCCATCGGTTTCTCACTGCTGATGAAAATCATGATGAAAAAGACCTATGTGGCTTATTTCATCCTCGGTTTTATTTCCGTGACCTTTCTCAATATGCCGATTATCGCCGTTGCTTTGGGCGCATTCGCCATCGCGTTGATCGACTTCTTTAACCGTTCCCGCAACGAACAAGACGGCGAGACTAACGCGCCTTCTTCTTCGACTCATGCTCAGGAGATGGAAGATGGGATTTAA
- a CDS encoding PTS system mannose/fructose/sorbose family transporter subunit IID, with amino-acid sequence MGFNDNEAVMAAKAEQRMAQALATSQVEQDDYIDSTPAEALTKQDLNRMAWRSLLLQASFNYERMQAGGWLYTLIPGLRKIHKNPQDLANSMKMHMEFINVHPFDVTFLSGLVLAMEGSKEKVSTIRAVKVALMGPLGGIGDALFWLTLLPICAGIGASLALQGSLFGPIVFLLMFNIVHFGLRFGLAHYGYHAGTSALALLKTHTKKISHAASIVGMTVIGALVASYVHLSTPLVMHAGKASVALQKDVLDKLMPNLLPLCFTLLVFWLMKRGFSPVKLIGLTVLFGVVGKFIGFL; translated from the coding sequence ATGGGATTTAATGACAACGAAGCTGTGATGGCGGCCAAAGCCGAGCAGCGTATGGCGCAGGCCTTGGCGACTAGCCAAGTTGAGCAAGACGATTATATCGACAGTACGCCAGCGGAAGCCTTGACCAAGCAAGATCTAAATCGCATGGCGTGGCGTTCTCTGCTGTTACAAGCGTCGTTCAACTATGAACGTATGCAGGCGGGCGGCTGGCTGTATACCCTGATCCCTGGCCTGCGCAAGATCCACAAGAATCCTCAGGATCTGGCGAACTCGATGAAAATGCACATGGAATTTATCAATGTGCATCCCTTCGATGTGACATTCCTTTCCGGCCTCGTGCTGGCAATGGAAGGCAGCAAAGAAAAGGTATCCACCATTCGAGCGGTCAAAGTGGCGCTGATGGGGCCGCTGGGCGGCATTGGGGATGCGCTGTTTTGGCTCACGTTGCTGCCAATTTGTGCCGGTATCGGCGCTTCGTTAGCGCTTCAGGGCAGCCTGTTTGGGCCGATTGTCTTCCTGCTGATGTTCAACATTGTGCATTTTGGCCTGCGTTTCGGGCTAGCGCACTACGGCTACCATGCAGGCACCAGCGCGTTGGCGTTGCTAAAAACCCACACTAAAAAGATATCTCATGCGGCGTCAATTGTTGGGATGACGGTTATCGGGGCGCTGGTGGCGTCGTACGTTCATCTCTCAACGCCGTTAGTTATGCATGCCGGTAAAGCCAGCGTAGCGCTCCAGAAAGACGTGCTAGATAAGCTGATGCCCAATCTTTTGCCGCTGTGCTTCACGCTGCTGGTGTTTTGGCTAATGAAACGCGGTTTTTCACCGGTGAAACTGATTGGTTTAACGGTGTTATTTGGCGTGGTTGGCAAGTTTATTGGATTCCTTTAA